In Panacibacter ginsenosidivorans, the following proteins share a genomic window:
- a CDS encoding T9SS type A sorting domain-containing protein, whose translation MSKDFWEYTPGGGCAVTSDLRVAKITDTSAVLRWALPTETVSSFKIRYRAVGSTELTKRNVKGGSNYVVLCGLLPNTTYEWQIRSNCTEDTSAWVCGPNFTTASNIAVVSLTDALQAKTNTVQMLVSPNPSKGNFNIHIQLPSKEALTTLIVYNSLGEKVWQQSLGAVNGSVIKNIDLENKLTTGIYTLRIERNDIRLMQKVVVTK comes from the coding sequence ATGTCAAAAGACTTTTGGGAATATACACCTGGCGGCGGTTGTGCTGTAACTTCGGATTTAAGGGTGGCTAAAATAACAGATACATCTGCCGTATTAAGATGGGCATTGCCAACCGAAACTGTTTCCAGTTTTAAGATTCGTTATCGCGCAGTTGGTTCCACAGAACTCACAAAACGAAATGTAAAAGGCGGTAGCAATTATGTTGTATTATGCGGCTTATTACCCAACACAACATATGAATGGCAGATAAGAAGTAATTGCACAGAAGATACTTCAGCATGGGTATGTGGGCCAAACTTTACTACAGCAAGTAACATCGCAGTAGTAAGTTTAACTGATGCATTACAGGCAAAAACAAACACAGTACAAATGCTTGTTTCACCAAACCCTAGCAAAGGCAATTTCAATATTCATATCCAATTACCTTCCAAGGAAGCTTTAACAACATTAATAGTATATAACAGTCTTGGCGAAAAAGTTTGGCAACAAAGTTTAGGTGCAGTAAATGGTTCGGTAATTAAGAATATTGATCTGGAAAACAAACTAACAACAGGTATATATACTTTAAGAATTGAGAGAAACGATATACGTTTGATGCAAAAAGTCGTAGTAACTAAATAA
- a CDS encoding glycoside hydrolase family 30 protein, which yields MKKICLLAGLAASLINASNTKAQQQKIIVYTTAENTNLRITPTDTLSFSDFGQPLETQPCIFVDPAKMFQTFIGIGGALTDASAETFYKLPADKQKELLQNYFDPVKGIGYTLGRTNINSCDFSSDSYMYVQEDDKDLKTFSITHDEKYKIPFIKQAIAAAGGRLIMFASPWSPPAFMKTNNDILHGGKLKPEFYQSWADYYIKFFQAYAKDNIPFWGLTVQNEPMAVQKWESCNYSAEEERDFIKNYLGPTLQNAGMGEMKLIAWDHNRDLMYQRASVILSDPGAARYVWGIGFHWYESWTGGGKIFDNVKRVSESFPDKQLIFTEGCAESFKASTIDDWQWGEAYGRNMINDFNSGTCAWTDWNILLDEKGGPNHVGNFCFAPVHADTKTGELHYLNSFYYIGHFSKFIRPGAHRIISSSSRGQLLTTAFINTDGTLVVVVMNQSGDTIPYRLWLNGKAAETKSLPHSMQTFVVQ from the coding sequence ATGAAAAAAATATGTTTGCTTGCCGGCCTTGCTGCATCTTTGATTAATGCTTCAAACACTAAAGCGCAACAACAAAAGATCATTGTTTATACCACTGCAGAAAACACTAACCTGCGGATTACGCCAACCGATACTTTGTCGTTTAGCGATTTTGGCCAGCCGCTGGAAACACAACCCTGCATTTTTGTTGATCCGGCAAAAATGTTTCAAACTTTTATTGGTATTGGCGGTGCATTAACCGATGCATCGGCAGAAACATTTTATAAACTGCCTGCTGATAAACAAAAAGAGTTACTACAGAACTATTTTGATCCTGTAAAGGGTATTGGCTATACACTTGGCAGAACAAATATCAATAGTTGTGATTTCAGCAGCGACTCATACATGTATGTGCAGGAGGATGATAAAGACTTAAAAACTTTTTCTATAACGCATGATGAAAAATATAAGATACCATTTATTAAGCAGGCCATTGCTGCAGCAGGTGGCAGGCTTATCATGTTTGCAAGCCCCTGGAGCCCGCCGGCATTCATGAAAACCAATAATGATATTTTGCATGGTGGTAAACTGAAACCAGAATTTTATCAAAGCTGGGCCGACTATTATATAAAATTTTTCCAGGCTTATGCAAAAGACAATATTCCTTTCTGGGGTCTTACAGTGCAGAATGAGCCTATGGCTGTGCAGAAGTGGGAATCCTGTAATTACAGTGCAGAAGAGGAAAGAGATTTTATAAAAAATTATCTAGGCCCAACACTACAGAATGCAGGTATGGGTGAAATGAAATTAATTGCCTGGGATCATAACCGCGATCTTATGTACCAGCGTGCAAGCGTAATCCTTAGCGATCCCGGTGCGGCCAGGTATGTGTGGGGTATCGGTTTTCACTGGTATGAAAGCTGGACAGGTGGCGGAAAAATTTTCGATAATGTAAAACGTGTTTCAGAATCATTTCCCGATAAGCAACTCATTTTTACAGAAGGTTGCGCAGAAAGCTTTAAAGCTTCAACTATTGATGACTGGCAATGGGGAGAGGCCTACGGTCGCAACATGATCAACGATTTCAACAGTGGCACATGTGCATGGACTGACTGGAATATCCTGCTTGATGAAAAAGGCGGCCCCAATCATGTTGGTAATTTTTGTTTTGCACCGGTTCATGCAGATACAAAAACAGGCGAGTTGCATTACCTCAATTCATTTTATTATATAGGTCATTTTTCAAAATTCATCAGGCCGGGTGCACATCGTATTATAAGCTCAAGTAGCCGCGGACAATTGCTTACAACAGCTTTTATAAACACTGATGGAACTTTGGTGGTAGTTGTTATGAATCAAAGCGGCGATACTATACCATACCGTTTGTGGCTGAATGGTAAAGCTGCAGAAACAAAATCGTTGCCGCATAGTATGCAAACATTTGTTGTGCAGTAA
- a CDS encoding DUF4907 domain-containing protein → MKSYTIHKYFGVLLFIISLLYVENIQAQNLQQSSGINTTTKFNYKIIDAPDKTFGYDVYADDKLLIHQTNKPAMPGSKAFATKKDAVKIAELVIEKLRKGIMPPTVSKEELQMLKVIR, encoded by the coding sequence ATGAAAAGTTATACGATACACAAATATTTCGGAGTATTACTTTTTATTATATCGTTATTATATGTTGAAAATATTCAGGCGCAAAATCTACAACAGTCATCCGGCATAAACACTACAACAAAATTTAATTACAAGATCATTGATGCACCCGATAAAACATTTGGGTATGATGTATATGCTGACGATAAGTTATTAATACATCAGACAAACAAACCCGCAATGCCCGGCAGTAAAGCATTTGCTACAAAGAAAGATGCAGTAAAAATAGCAGAACTGGTTATTGAAAAATTACGAAAAGGTATTATGCCACCAACAGTATCCAAAGAAGAATTACAAATGCTAAAAGTAATTCGATAG
- a CDS encoding helix-turn-helix domain-containing protein, with protein sequence MDNTLTPVLSYRKKELAAQYITELDTHIQDLKEGKADRAMEIRDLAKLLHVHPVHLSNTIKEVTGRSTCDLYEERLLKISKDLLLNTNMSIAAIAKQLTYDPSNFTKFFKHYTGTTPKKFRDQFINSL encoded by the coding sequence ATGGACAACACTTTAACACCGGTGCTCTCCTACCGGAAAAAAGAACTAGCCGCACAGTATATAACAGAGCTTGATACACATATACAAGACTTAAAAGAAGGCAAAGCAGACCGTGCAATGGAGATAAGGGATCTTGCAAAATTGTTACATGTACATCCTGTCCACTTAAGTAATACTATTAAAGAAGTTACAGGAAGATCAACCTGCGACTTATACGAAGAGCGTTTACTTAAAATTTCAAAAGATCTTTTATTGAATACCAATATGAGTATCGCCGCTATTGCAAAGCAGCTTACCTATGATCCTTCTAACTTTACAAAGTTTTTTAAACATTATACCGGAACTACACCAAAGAAATTCAGGGACCAGTTTATCAATTCATTATAA
- a CDS encoding MBL fold metallo-hydrolase, whose translation MRSFITLLISLALCNISFCQHSFKVVPLGVKGGIDESNLSAYMLAVNGTDDYVCLDAGTLHAGIQKSIDAGIFKNVSANDVLKRYIKGYCISHAHLDHLSGLIINSPDDTVKNIYGMPYCLDVLRNNYFTWRSWANFADDGEKPTLNKYHYLPLEEGKEIPIPQTNLHITAYPLSHSSPYQSTAFLVRYEDAYFLYLGDTGADTTEHSDKLKSVWQHIAPLVIAKKLKAVFIEVSYTDAQPLNKLFGHLTPSLLMNEMNVLSALAGTDNMKPLPIAITHIKPSGSNQIIIRQQLEQLNTLHLKLVYPEQAKLLLF comes from the coding sequence ATGCGTTCATTCATAACGTTATTAATATCCCTTGCTCTTTGCAATATTTCTTTTTGCCAGCATTCTTTTAAAGTGGTTCCGTTAGGTGTAAAAGGTGGCATTGATGAAAGTAATCTTTCTGCTTACATGCTTGCTGTTAATGGCACTGACGATTATGTTTGTCTTGATGCAGGGACATTACATGCTGGTATTCAGAAATCAATCGATGCTGGAATCTTTAAGAATGTTTCTGCAAACGATGTTCTAAAGAGATATATTAAAGGGTATTGTATTTCTCATGCACATCTCGATCATCTTTCAGGCCTTATCATTAACTCACCAGATGATACAGTCAAAAATATTTATGGTATGCCTTACTGCCTCGATGTGTTGAGAAATAATTATTTTACCTGGAGAAGCTGGGCAAATTTTGCAGATGATGGCGAAAAACCAACTCTTAATAAATATCATTATCTGCCACTCGAAGAAGGAAAAGAAATTCCGATTCCGCAAACAAACCTACATATAACTGCCTATCCATTGAGTCATTCGTCACCTTATCAAAGTACTGCTTTTTTAGTGCGGTATGAAGATGCTTATTTCCTTTATCTGGGGGATACCGGTGCTGACACCACAGAACACTCCGATAAGCTTAAATCAGTATGGCAACATATTGCGCCATTAGTAATAGCAAAAAAACTTAAGGCAGTCTTTATTGAAGTTTCTTATACTGATGCTCAACCTCTAAATAAACTGTTTGGTCATCTCACGCCTTCTTTATTGATGAATGAAATGAATGTATTGTCAGCGCTTGCCGGTACAGATAATATGAAGCCTCTGCCAATTGCCATTACGCATATAAAACCATCCGGAAGCAATCAAATCATTATCCGGCAACAGTTAGAACAGTTAAATACGCTGCACCTGAAACTTGTTTATCCAGAACAGGCTAAACTATTATTATTTTAA
- a CDS encoding FG-GAP-like repeat-containing protein has protein sequence MKITTQLVVVCLLSQATFAQPVNTTLSTPNSWIQKADFNGGLRNCAIGFSIGDKGYLGTGSVYGQPIIYYKDFWEFDPQTNVWTQKADFGGTARDRAVGFNIGDKGYVGTGYSPANGYLKDFWEYDPAANQWTRKSDLSGPGRYSAFSFSSGYKGYIGTGDIAAYTHSKDFWEYDQSSDTWTRKADFGGAARQYSAAFAIDGKGYAGTGYAEVRFNDFWEYNPTNDIWTQKANFPGSQRAAVVAFAIKNKGYIGTGSLYHFYPMNDFWEFDPVTDKWTQKADFSGKARDFAVGFSIGNKGYVGTGRSDDGAGNIIEDKDFWEYTPDAQTTAVPTITSFAPTSGPVGTTVTVTGTNFGANPADNIVYFGATKAVVTAASTTTLKVKVPVGATYQPVSVTVNGLTGSSAMPFVVTFKAIRGIDTVSFAPAINISMGSNPDQMALADIDGDGKSDMIVGSYGESALPQNAVAVFRNTSNTGAIAFAQKVELLKGSAQTYPVVTDFDGNGKTDLAVLDTRLEKLYLFSNKSTPGNISLIQQAEYTTGDFPYSIGTVDIDGDGKPDIVIPNLNGKNFSVFRNTSASGSISFAPKIDFQLTLKPISIAIGDLDKDGKTDIVIGYTDYNNYTISIFRNNSTPGLISFDPKIDLANNADGYTSGISIGDLDGDSKLDITISNFSNSASTLSLYRNTGSTGLISFAPKVSYATKGTGFQNNAINDLDGDSKPDIAGTNYWSGTTAIFKNKSIPGTLSLGKSVMYPAGSGPKATTIGDIDGDGKPDIIFLNLFSGTISILRNQVKPSLCQPPSSLTVDNLIYNTARLGWTLPDSSVNGFMIRYYPAGTNEIRERLATSTATHLILKNLQLNTTYKWKIRSVCSSDVSSWVKGPDFTTAASFALSSNAETITRSGVQGSEVVQIVPNPSNGNFTIQMQLPAKNVLTTLALYNSFGERIWQQQAGMLSGTVTKSIALDSKLSEGVYILRIERSDVRLMQKVVVNK, from the coding sequence ATGAAAATCACTACACAATTAGTTGTTGTATGTCTGCTTTCACAGGCAACATTTGCACAACCAGTAAATACAACATTAAGTACTCCAAATTCGTGGATACAAAAGGCAGATTTTAACGGAGGGCTGAGGAATTGTGCAATTGGATTCAGCATTGGTGACAAAGGTTACCTGGGTACAGGATCAGTATATGGGCAACCTATTATCTATTACAAAGACTTCTGGGAATTCGATCCTCAAACCAACGTATGGACACAAAAAGCTGACTTTGGTGGTACAGCCAGGGATCGTGCCGTTGGCTTCAATATTGGTGACAAAGGTTATGTTGGCACAGGTTATAGTCCGGCTAATGGGTATTTAAAAGACTTCTGGGAATATGATCCTGCTGCAAATCAATGGACGCGCAAATCCGATCTTTCCGGACCTGGAAGATATTCTGCATTTAGTTTTAGCAGTGGCTACAAAGGCTATATTGGTACAGGGGACATTGCTGCATATACGCACAGTAAAGATTTCTGGGAGTATGACCAGTCAAGCGATACCTGGACGAGAAAAGCTGATTTTGGTGGTGCAGCACGCCAATATTCTGCTGCGTTTGCTATTGATGGAAAAGGCTATGCCGGGACCGGGTATGCCGAAGTGCGTTTTAATGATTTTTGGGAATACAATCCAACAAATGACATATGGACACAAAAAGCAAATTTTCCCGGATCTCAAAGGGCCGCAGTAGTAGCATTCGCCATTAAAAACAAGGGATATATAGGCACTGGGTCATTGTATCATTTTTATCCAATGAATGATTTCTGGGAGTTTGATCCTGTTACTGATAAGTGGACCCAAAAAGCTGATTTTAGTGGTAAGGCTCGAGATTTTGCAGTTGGTTTTTCAATAGGAAATAAAGGCTATGTCGGAACCGGTAGATCAGATGATGGTGCTGGCAACATAATTGAAGACAAAGATTTCTGGGAATACACACCCGATGCTCAAACAACAGCAGTACCCACCATTACTTCCTTTGCCCCAACCTCCGGCCCAGTTGGTACAACAGTAACCGTTACTGGTACAAACTTTGGAGCAAACCCCGCAGATAACATTGTTTATTTCGGTGCAACCAAAGCAGTGGTTACAGCAGCAAGCACAACAACTTTAAAAGTTAAAGTACCTGTTGGTGCAACCTATCAGCCGGTCAGCGTAACAGTAAATGGGTTAACCGGTTCTTCAGCAATGCCGTTTGTCGTAACCTTTAAAGCCATCAGGGGTATTGATACTGTTTCATTCGCGCCTGCAATTAATATTTCAATGGGTAGTAACCCCGATCAAATGGCGCTCGCCGATATAGACGGAGATGGTAAATCAGACATGATTGTTGGCAGTTACGGCGAATCAGCCTTGCCACAAAATGCAGTTGCAGTTTTCAGAAATACCAGTAATACCGGAGCAATTGCTTTTGCACAAAAAGTTGAGTTGTTAAAAGGCAGCGCACAGACGTATCCTGTTGTTACAGATTTTGACGGGAATGGAAAAACTGATCTTGCTGTGCTGGACACCCGTTTGGAAAAGTTATATTTATTCAGCAACAAAAGCACACCGGGAAACATTTCTTTAATTCAGCAGGCAGAATATACGACCGGCGATTTTCCATATAGTATAGGAACGGTCGATATAGATGGCGATGGTAAACCGGATATCGTGATACCAAACCTCAACGGTAAGAATTTTTCAGTCTTTAGAAATACCAGCGCTTCCGGCTCCATTTCCTTTGCGCCAAAAATTGATTTTCAGCTGACTCTTAAACCAATTTCCATTGCCATTGGCGACCTCGATAAAGATGGAAAAACGGACATTGTGATTGGTTATACCGACTACAATAACTATACAATCTCTATATTCAGGAATAACAGTACCCCGGGATTGATTTCATTTGATCCAAAAATTGATTTAGCAAACAATGCGGACGGCTACACAAGCGGTATCAGTATTGGCGATCTTGATGGAGACAGTAAGCTGGATATCACCATATCAAACTTTTCAAACAGCGCCAGCACATTATCGTTGTACAGGAATACAGGAAGTACAGGATTGATTTCTTTTGCCCCCAAAGTAAGTTACGCTACAAAAGGTACAGGGTTCCAGAACAATGCTATCAATGATCTTGATGGGGACAGCAAGCCTGATATTGCCGGTACAAATTATTGGTCAGGAACTACTGCAATCTTTAAAAACAAGAGCATTCCCGGCACATTATCATTGGGTAAAAGTGTAATGTATCCTGCAGGCTCAGGCCCTAAGGCTACAACTATTGGTGATATTGATGGAGATGGTAAACCTGATATTATTTTCCTGAATTTATTTTCAGGAACAATTTCAATTCTGAGAAACCAGGTCAAACCAAGTCTTTGCCAACCACCTTCCTCATTAACAGTTGATAATTTAATTTACAATACTGCAAGACTAGGATGGACATTACCTGACTCGTCAGTTAATGGTTTCATGATCCGTTATTATCCGGCAGGTACAAATGAAATAAGGGAAAGACTTGCAACATCAACTGCTACGCATCTCATCTTAAAAAATCTGCAACTCAACACCACTTATAAATGGAAAATAAGAAGTGTATGTTCAAGTGATGTTTCTTCCTGGGTTAAGGGTCCTGATTTTACAACAGCGGCATCCTTTGCATTATCATCAAATGCTGAAACCATTACCCGCAGCGGTGTTCAGGGGAGTGAAGTTGTACAGATAGTACCAAACCCCAGCAACGGCAACTTTACCATACAAATGCAGTTACCTGCAAAAAATGTGTTAACCACATTAGCATTGTATAATAGTTTTGGAGAAAGAATTTGGCAGCAGCAGGCAGGCATGTTAAGTGGTACAGTTACAAAAAGCATTGCGCTGGACAGTAAGCTTTCTGAAGGTGTTTACATATTAAGGATTGAAAGAAGCGATGTGCGTTTGATGCAAAAAGTTGTTGTAAATAAGTAA
- a CDS encoding SDR family NAD(P)-dependent oxidoreductase, giving the protein MSTQTKIALVTGGSRGLGKDMALSIARKGIDVILTYRTNEAEANKVVKEIEAAGKKAAALQLDMAKFDSLDNFMQQLVQTLQSKWNTDKFDFLVNNAGMGGSKFFPDVTETFFDEFMNVHFKSIYFLTQKCVPHINEGGRIINISTGTTRFVNPGYSVYASMKGAMEVLTKYLAKELGAKGIGANIVAPGPIETDFNNATIRNNPQLKERLASLSPLNRVGNADDIGGVVAFLCTDEARWINGQRIEVSGGINV; this is encoded by the coding sequence ATGTCAACACAAACAAAGATCGCATTGGTTACAGGTGGCAGCCGCGGACTTGGAAAAGATATGGCACTTAGCATTGCACGCAAAGGAATTGACGTGATACTTACTTACCGCACAAACGAAGCAGAAGCCAATAAAGTGGTAAAAGAAATTGAAGCAGCAGGAAAAAAAGCAGCAGCACTGCAGCTTGATATGGCAAAGTTTGATTCGCTGGATAACTTCATGCAGCAATTAGTACAAACATTGCAATCAAAATGGAACACAGACAAATTTGATTTCCTGGTCAACAATGCAGGCATGGGTGGCTCAAAATTTTTTCCGGATGTTACGGAAACTTTTTTTGATGAGTTTATGAACGTACACTTTAAAAGCATTTATTTTTTAACCCAAAAATGTGTACCGCATATCAATGAAGGCGGACGTATCATTAATATTTCAACAGGCACTACACGCTTTGTAAACCCCGGTTATTCTGTGTATGCGTCTATGAAAGGTGCTATGGAAGTGCTTACAAAATATCTGGCAAAAGAACTGGGTGCAAAAGGCATTGGTGCAAATATTGTGGCGCCCGGCCCGATTGAAACAGATTTCAATAATGCTACCATAAGAAATAATCCTCAATTAAAAGAAAGACTTGCATCCCTGTCTCCTCTTAACAGGGTTGGCAATGCGGATGATATTGGTGGTGTGGTTGCTTTTCTTTGCACAGATGAAGCAAGATGGATCAACGGGCAACGAATAGAAGTAAGTGGTGGTATAAATGTGTAA
- a CDS encoding FG-GAP-like repeat-containing protein — translation MKIFTQIVFACLLSKVMFAQPTVTVSGTLDTWTQQSIPSITATSNTAGFSIGSKGYICAGLECWEYDPGSDTWTQKADFGGVARDNAKGFSIGSKSYLGTGGSRIFWLNDFWEYNPALNIWTRIADFPGNGYRPFCFSIGNKGYAGAGGWDEDYDNSFWEYDPQNNAWSSRANVPGYSRSDAIAFSIAGKGYMGTGIEQFYDYGVLKSNFYNDLWEYNPETDSWARKADIPVDRGRSDAVGFAIGSSGYLGTGYWTDTWGEMETHYKDFWEYDPETNNWTPKADFGGGERRNAVGFSINNLGFMGMGIGGFQDWWKYTPVAVTSVPAITSFSPTSGPIGTTVTITGTNFGANPVDNIVYFGATKATITTATSISLTVTVPIGATYDPITVTTNGLTAYAAKPFNVTFEGGDGPFDDGSFIKELSLATGRSYTWSYPFGITTADFDGDGRADLAESIIYYDSLVVYRNISAVGAFAFAEKIKLPVPIDRFSSYRIPVHASDIDGDGKPDLIAVNEGNSDYYLYNGGVSFFRNKSTSGAISFEQEFFLSYQISRTQDIAIADFNGDGKADLAVLNAGGDPPYLPWYLSIQRNTSAPGNIAFANRDTIFIGEEGKHVNPISIVSRDFDGDHKPDLAWVDNRLNILSIAKNISTTDSIMFAEKTDYSLSLTPYYISSFDVDNDDKQDIVIANRTNTVSVFRNITANGNIAFSSKLDFTINAAARSLAIADLNGDGMPDIAVATDNDPNAVSLLENKSSFGVIDFALNANYDAGSAAANICIGDLDGDGKPDIAVTHQDEDSISILRNLISAENCIPPTALSVAKIRDTAALLRWTLPAEPVSGFKIRYHAVGTSQLIKRNVKGSSNHIILCGLMPNTTYQWQIRSNCLTDTSNWVRGPNFTTTSSFALSGLSMDVDSKISGNNGLKIMPNPNNGNFVIQIQLPIKEALTSLALYNSMGERIWQQAGMLSGTVIKNIVLNNKLSAGIYILKLERNDVYLMQKVVVSK, via the coding sequence ATGAAAATCTTTACACAAATAGTTTTTGCATGCTTGCTTTCAAAGGTAATGTTTGCACAACCAACGGTTACAGTATCAGGCACATTAGACACATGGACACAACAAAGCATACCATCCATTACTGCAACATCTAATACTGCCGGCTTTTCAATTGGATCTAAGGGGTATATATGTGCAGGGTTAGAATGTTGGGAATATGATCCTGGTTCAGATACATGGACGCAAAAAGCAGATTTTGGCGGAGTAGCCAGAGATAACGCCAAGGGTTTTTCCATAGGTTCAAAAAGTTATCTTGGTACCGGCGGGTCTCGTATTTTTTGGCTTAATGATTTTTGGGAATATAACCCTGCCCTGAATATCTGGACCCGTATAGCAGATTTTCCAGGTAATGGTTATAGACCTTTTTGTTTCAGTATTGGCAATAAGGGTTATGCCGGAGCAGGTGGATGGGATGAGGATTATGATAATAGTTTTTGGGAGTATGACCCACAAAATAATGCATGGAGCAGCAGAGCCAACGTTCCGGGGTACAGCAGAAGTGATGCTATAGCATTTTCAATTGCTGGTAAAGGATACATGGGAACAGGCATCGAACAATTCTACGATTACGGGGTTTTAAAATCAAACTTTTATAACGATTTATGGGAATATAATCCCGAAACGGATAGCTGGGCAAGAAAAGCCGATATTCCCGTTGATAGAGGAAGATCAGATGCAGTTGGTTTTGCTATCGGATCAAGTGGCTATCTAGGAACTGGTTATTGGACAGATACCTGGGGAGAGATGGAAACGCATTATAAAGATTTCTGGGAATATGATCCGGAAACAAATAACTGGACCCCAAAAGCAGATTTTGGAGGTGGAGAAAGAAGAAATGCAGTTGGCTTTTCTATTAATAATTTAGGATTTATGGGTATGGGCATTGGCGGTTTTCAGGATTGGTGGAAATACACACCCGTTGCAGTAACATCAGTGCCAGCCATTACTTCATTCTCACCAACCTCTGGCCCTATTGGTACAACAGTAACCATAACTGGTACAAACTTTGGCGCAAACCCTGTCGATAACATTGTTTATTTTGGCGCAACAAAAGCAACGATTACTACAGCTACTTCAATATCACTTACTGTTACGGTACCAATTGGTGCAACATATGATCCCATAACTGTAACAACAAATGGCCTTACTGCTTATGCTGCCAAACCTTTTAATGTGACATTTGAGGGCGGTGATGGCCCTTTCGATGATGGCTCGTTTATAAAAGAACTCAGTCTGGCTACAGGCAGATCCTACACTTGGTCATATCCTTTTGGCATTACGACGGCAGACTTTGATGGAGATGGCAGAGCTGATCTTGCCGAAAGCATAATATATTATGACAGCTTGGTGGTATATAGAAATATTTCTGCCGTTGGTGCATTTGCTTTTGCAGAAAAGATCAAATTGCCGGTTCCTATAGATCGTTTCAGTTCATATAGAATTCCTGTTCATGCCAGCGATATAGATGGTGATGGCAAGCCTGATCTTATTGCTGTCAATGAAGGCAACAGCGATTATTATTTATACAACGGCGGTGTTTCATTCTTTAGAAATAAGAGTACCAGTGGTGCTATTTCTTTTGAACAGGAATTTTTTTTAAGTTATCAGATCTCAAGAACACAGGATATTGCCATCGCAGATTTTAACGGGGATGGTAAAGCGGATCTTGCCGTATTGAATGCAGGAGGGGACCCTCCATATTTGCCCTGGTACCTTTCAATTCAAAGAAATACCAGTGCTCCTGGTAATATTGCTTTTGCAAACCGCGATACTATATTCATCGGCGAAGAAGGGAAACATGTTAATCCTATAAGTATTGTCTCTCGGGATTTTGACGGAGACCACAAACCCGACCTGGCATGGGTAGATAATCGCCTGAATATACTTTCTATAGCCAAAAATATCAGCACAACTGATTCAATAATGTTTGCAGAAAAAACAGATTACTCTTTATCGCTAACTCCCTACTATATTAGCTCTTTTGATGTTGATAATGATGATAAACAGGATATTGTAATAGCTAATCGAACAAACACAGTTTCTGTATTCAGAAATATAACCGCTAATGGCAATATTGCTTTTTCTTCAAAGCTTGATTTTACAATTAATGCGGCAGCAAGAAGCCTTGCTATAGCAGATCTAAATGGCGATGGAATGCCAGACATCGCTGTTGCCACTGATAATGATCCCAATGCTGTTTCCTTGTTAGAAAACAAAAGTAGTTTTGGTGTTATTGATTTTGCGCTTAATGCAAATTATGATGCAGGTAGCGCCGCCGCTAATATTTGCATAGGCGATCTTGATGGAGACGGAAAACCTGATATTGCAGTAACCCACCAGGACGAAGATTCCATTTCCATTTTAAGAAATTTGATCAGCGCAGAAAATTGCATTCCACCAACAGCGTTAAGTGTTGCAAAAATTAGAGATACGGCTGCACTATTAAGATGGACATTACCCGCAGAACCTGTTTCTGGTTTTAAGATCCGTTATCATGCAGTCGGTACTTCACAGCTTATTAAACGAAATGTAAAAGGAAGCAGTAATCATATTATACTCTGCGGCTTAATGCCCAATACAACGTATCAGTGGCAAATCAGAAGTAATTGTCTTACTGATACATCAAATTGGGTGCGAGGGCCAAACTTTACTACAACCTCATCGTTTGCATTATCAGGATTATCAATGGATGTGGACAGTAAAATTTCAGGGAACAACGGGTTAAAAATAATGCCCAATCCAAATAATGGGAACTTTGTGATACAAATACAATTACCTATCAAAGAAGCGCTCACCTCATTGGCGCTGTACAACAGTATGGGAGAAAGAATCTGGCAGCAGGCAGGAATGTTAAGCGGAACAGTAATAAAAAATATTGTATTGAACAACAAACTTTCTGCAGGCATATACATATTAAAACTTGAAAGAAATGATGTGTATTTGATGCAAAAAGTGGTTGTAAGCAAATAA